The window TCTAAATAATTctgaaattatttaaaaaaaattgttgtaTTACAAAATGATTGCTCTCTTTTTTAACTCACATTCCTTTTCAATAACATTATTCATTGGCTGCTCAAACAATTAATTGTATGCACAATCCAGTCTAAAGACATCACACCCTCTCCTCAATGTCTTACCTCTAAGTTCTGCATGAAATTAATTTCACTCAACCCTATCTTTAAACCCATGATCTCTCCCATCTCTATATTTTCTGCATCTCAGATGTACCAAAACTTCAGCCTCACCCTGGACTGGAGAAACGTGAAGAacttgaggaggaggaggaagaggattctgaggcaggagaggagggtggtaagAAGAGTACCTCGACAGCTCCCAAGTACAGGGTCCAGTCAGGCCCCAGAACACCAAACCCGTATGCGGCCGACAATAGTAGCCTCATGTTCCCTATCCTGGTGGCATTCGGGGTGTTCATCCCTACACTCTTCTGCCTCTGTCGGCTGTGAGAATGTAAAATAGAGGGGGAAACAGAACATGATGGACAAGAGActgaagagggagggggggggggggcaaggaaGAGACACAAGGAAAGTCAAGGCAAATAGACAGGAGTGAGCACGAGAGCCAATGGTGATAACAGTGGACAAAAAAGAGACAACAAATTTGGAATGCAGGGCAGGTGACAGaataaaatgccttcctcactgACTTTAAGGTCACAAAGAGAAAAGGGGATGGAGAAAGTGAGTTTGTGTGTTGTACATCTTATACATTTCCACCATGTTGCACATTACCACATCGCAAAGACATGATCTCGCATGAGACCGGATTGACCACTTTCAAACCAGGTTTGTCTTGTCTTGCAGGAAGAGGCTGGGACTATACTGAGGGGTGCTGAAATGTGATTAGCTGTCCCTCTTTATAGACTAGTATGGCTTTGGATTAGGTGTGGCTTGAAGTGAATGCAGATAGGCTGCTATGCTGATCAACAAAAGTCAGGCCCATTATTTAGTCAGATGATACAGGAGATAATATCCAGAAAATGTATTGATTCTTACAAATTTGGAAATTGAAGATATTTTGTTTTAGAGAATGCGTGTTTGGTGGAGATTGGAGGGGGCAGTGGGAGATGGTTGCCAATTAGGCTTTTGAATGTTTTTGCTTGCtctttttttactttatttttgggCTTGATTATCACCAAACTTGCTAGTGTTGTAAAGCTACAATTTATTTGAGCTTTTGATACAAGCTGTGCCATAATTTGTTGAGAAACAACATACTAATAATTTCAACAAGTCTGTACTGTTACAGCCTCAGCCTATTCCATAGCGGAGAATTGATGTTTCATGTGCTGTTTGAAAAGAAGGCTGATTGTGTTTTCACGTCTAAGGAGGGTTTCACAATTATGTTGCATAATGTGTTTTAAAATGCATGTGTACCTCCATGGGACTATACCATGCTGTGCTGTTTCATATAACAATGCAAGTTTCCTCAAATGTGGTCACAGGTAGGAAGTCCACTTGTTGTGCTGGCATGCATAACTATCTGTACTAGCAGGTACCTTTTGAGACAGCTATACTATAGAGTTATCAGAAATTGCAGGGTAACTTTTTCAGCCACTTGTCTTCCAGTGCTTGAAATTAAGGGCGTCCTGTTGTCCCTGGGACAATAAATGTCTACGGTTCAAAACGGACTTaaaaaagcaatgaggctgataaAACAGATCAGaccgtttagcttaaaatgttgattaagTATTATTTCTTCATATTATAAGCTCAACAATGTGCACATGGCTGTGCTATGTGGGAAggttccaaaatgcaattagcGGTGAAAACAGTTGCCAAAAGTGCACTGCACGCGTGAGTGGTTTCATGTGacggagataaaaaaaaaaatatttgttagaaatgaagaaagaggggagatctaaagatgcatcaactagcatgggttacttatatgactaggattattccTTTGGCTGCTCGACAATAAAATTTAAATAATGTGAAAACCAATCGAACATTTGGCATGTTAGGTGTTTATAAAATAATTACTTCAACATTTCTATGGTTGtattttggctaggctacttttAACAAGGTAAGCCATGCTtcataaaataacataaaacatcCAGGTTTTAAACAAGTTTATGGTTAAATAGTTAAAATACTGACCACCACTGCTCAGATTCAAGGTGGGTGATGTGTGGTGCGCAACAGGCACTGTCCTTCACTCTCTGGTCTTGTGACCATTTGATCTGAACAAACCGTGCCTCAAGCCTTTAAACGTTAATGTTAATTTTCCTTCattatatttctcaaaaatgacTGGTGTTTGCCTATATTTATGTAATTAACAGTCTCATTAAAGTTTGGCTACATTTTACGGAGCCTCCCTCATGTCAGCAtcggtttggacatgaagctgcAGCCAATATGCATATCACCTAGACTTTGACATGTAGGCTTTTTTTTATTTATGTACATGGAAAAATAGATTTGAATGTTATTCCATTGTTGGCCCCTCTGATTTAATTCTGATCTGAGTAATTGTTTGATattgtgctttaaaaaaaaaaattgtctatTCAGACAACTCCAAATCTATATTATTATTCTctacctttttttttattttacaattttttttgtcCCGGACAAGAGGACAAGCCTTAATGTTCGAGCCCTGGAGTGTTTGAATCCTTTGAGGGTTTACATGGTATTCAATCACATTTATTAAACCCTCTAACTTGTATGTGTTTTCCACTTAACGGTACATTAGCTTGGTTTGCATCTGGTGAAAGGCCACCTCTGAAAGGTTATGTGAAATAGTACAGAGTGATTTAGTTAGTTGCTTTGCCAACACTGAGGGACCTGGTAATTAAACAAATTCTCAAGCGAGTGGGACAGGTCCCGAATCAGGAACATGTCTGAATTGTCACAGAGATGCATGTAGTGTAGTCCTTTGTCATGGTCACTGCCTTTTCCATTCATGACTGTGCATGCCTTCTTTTGATTCACCAAAGTGTTTTGTGTTGTAGAATTTTGTTCTATAAAAGTCCCAGTAATCCTCTGTTCATAGCACTGTGATTGATATAATTTAGTTTAACTCACAATGTTGGTGCTGGAGTAATGATTAAGTACTAGGTCAAGATATAACGTAAACATCAGAAGTTATCCCAATACAGTGTGTCATTAGAATGAATAACCGGAAGGGCTTaagcattttttttgtatttatttactaTTTATGTAAAGTTCTCATGGAAAAACTGCTGGATTCTTTTAGTATATTGGCATATAAATGTAGGacttacaagtgtgtgtgtgtcagctatcCATGGCTACACAGCTACCAAGAAGGTTAGAAAGTGAGGAGTTAGAAAGAACTAGTTATGTTACACATCTTTTGCTAAGGCCAACCAAGATTGTTAGTGGTAGCCTAAATTGAAACTGTCTTTGAGTAGAAATCTTAAGAGCAGCCTTCTTAACAATTATTTTATTGCATTCAATTTGGATTATCCCAGAGAAAAGTGTTTCTAAAAGCCAGCTCCCCAAATTAGTTTGAAAAGTGTGCAATCTGTCAAATTAACATGATGTATAAACAGTGGGCTTGCACCAGTCTTAATTATGATCTATATTTACTGTGCACGTGTGATTATCTATAGATGTGTGTACATGTTTCACTATTGGGAATATTTtccctctttcccatctctccatgaaattatatttttttaagtttAGGCCagtttattattataatttttttgtctGCTCCCTCTGATTCCTTTCCAAAGCTGTTTTAAAAAACTTGCCTTAAAGTGGACGGCAGCATTTTGTTATTACTAATCTCTAAGGTGTTCCACGGACATCCATATGTCCTTCAATACAGTTAGCCTGGAGGTCACTAGCTGCATGTTTCCATTGTTTTAGTGTGTCTAACTGCCTCTGTATCAGGAACATAGCTCTTTCCATGAGGGACAAATCTTTTACCAAGCCTATTACACTTGCCTCTCCACACTTGTCATTGGTTTTATACTTGCTGAATACTTGACAAATAGATGATCCAGGTGTTTTAAATTCTCTCTCACTCTTGTGGTTTCCCCCTCCATGTTCAATGCTGGTGGGGAAAAAAACAGCAAGGGAGAGGTTACAATACTTGGTCAACTGATAGTTGTTTGGCTTGTTTtgtataaaaaatacatttaaaaaagaaaatctgTATCTAATAAGAGAGAAGCACCTTTGTTACTTATttgaaaaaatgaaaaaaaagttTATTTAATTCAGTACCAAAGTTATCATCTTTTGTTGGCTAATTGAAATCGCTACACAGTTGcgtgtgtatatactgtaaggTACAATATCACACTTATTGTAGTGTGACAGCGGTTATTTTCTCATCTAAATATTGTTATTAATGAGGTGTTTTTAATGGTTCGTTTTAAAGAAGACTGGTATTTCTGCTCGGGATAACTTATAACGGTGGCACTGTAGAAAAGAAAAGGTCTTGACTGACCGTACTGACTGTCAGGAAGAGAGGAGATTAATGAAGCATggaattttttacatttattgtaTAGTTTAAGAAAGGGGTTTAATCTGCGATAATTTGCTTAATGACTAAAGGATTTGTAGCTTTTAATTTTTTCTCAGGATCTGTTTTGTTTTACTTTTTACCAGGATGTTTTAGTGGTGTGACTACTTGGTTTATTTTCAAAGCATTTGTCTGTCATTTGTTGtgtgtacattttattttaattgAATCCCTGTTGCCTTGAATTTGAATACAGTTGTGCATTATCATTGTCAGCTTTGAGGTTCCTTTTTTTTTGGTGTGCTTTTGATTACTTCAttggatgttttatttattttttgcacacCAAAGTCCTAGTGTGCAAAAATCCTAACCTTACTTGAGCTCACCTAAGATAAGAACCAAATACTTGCTACACCACTCTCCCATTAGCCCTACTGAGGTGCAGACGGAACAACCATACACTCTTGTGCAGTCCACACACAGTCTTATGAATCACAGAATGAGAGTGTGAATTAATTAGTGTGAATGTGAGAGAAAGCGATCAATGTCCATAAGGAATCCTACTCTACTTATTGATTTCTCCCACCCCATGTGGACTGATGGAGTCCTTTGAGATGCCCCCTCCATACTCCGTTGTGGCTCTACAAATAACATCTAAGTGGGAACTGCTGATAAATGCTGTCTctttttttaataaatgtgctatTTTATCTAACTGGTGTTCTGGCAAATGTTTTCCATATGATTTATCtcatgttttactatccttgggGTTATTGTAGTACCCCTCATGTAACTGAACTGTTCAACATGCTGTATTGAGATACTGTAGTCATAAGTAATGGGGAAACCCTAGAAGTAGAATGAGATTATATTTATATTGGGGAGACATGTAGAGGGAAATGACAGTAATGCAGATGAGAGATGTAAGAAGAGACGTTATATTTTATATAAAGGTAGTGCATGGGCAAATTACATAAGTATGGTCAAATTGCTCAATATACTAATGAAGTTGGACCATACTCAGCTGCGCGTTGAGCAGGACACAACGTTTTTGAACGTTAAGATAGAAATATgatatgtagaacaaacatgtctCTGACATGTAGCTCAAGGAATCATGTTGGCTCGATTCgtggcatttctatctgcaactgAACGTGACCGCTGGTGTTCTATAACTGGAGTTCAATTTACTCGCTAGGTTTCTAAACAGTCCGCCCTACTGGTAACTATGGTAACCACCTAGCGTTTTAAGCCAATTACAATCGACTATTCTCAGCATATGTTCTCCGTAGAGACGCTTCGCCATCTTGAATTTAGTAAAAGTTGCAGACAGCCATAGACACAGTCTCCttaacaaacacaaaacaaccaAGATATGAGCGGCTCTAACTCTCGAAACAAGACTGCAGCCACAGTCAAAGGACCGGACACTGATATCGGCCCAACTGCAAATTCAAGGGAGCGAAAGTCCGGTGGAGGTGTACTGAAGAGACTCAAATCGCGACGAAATCAAACCGATAAACAGCGGCCTGTTATTACAGAAGAAGAGCTAAGGGCGCTAGGAAGACACATCACACCGGACGAAGTCCTTGGTCTGCGTGCTGTTACACGGGGTATGTATGCCGGTGTTGATGGGATTTGGATAAGATTCAAGTTCATGTATTTTAGCTAACGTTCCCTTTGTTAGTGAACTAGCAAACTAAATTTGCATCAATGGTTTGAGGTAACCAAACAAAGCATCCGTCAACACACCAGATTCCCTGTCTGTATGTGCTTCTAACTACGAATTTCCTTCCAGATTATCTATGTAAACCTGAGGACAATGTCTACAATATTGACTTCACACGTTTCAAGATtagagatctggagactgggacAGTGCTCTTTGAGATTGCTAAACCGCACAACTGTGGTAAACTCAAATGTCTTATCAAGCATGAAGTTTCAACTTTTCAACTACACTTTGGCGCAGCATAAATAGCTTGGATAGGCCACATCTTAAAGGTAAACTCAGCAATATGACATCATTATACACATTGGAGTGTATTCCTAATTATAGAAATCAAGTCCAGGTCACTGTCAACTTGAACAGGGCACCAGGCTCAATCTGTAAAACAGCCTAGTTGGAAAAACAACAGCCGAAGGTGCACTCATGTTATTAGGTTTGGGTGCCAAAACTAATGCTCAAATCTGCCACTATATTTTCTCTTTCCAATGAGGACTTGCCTCATTAGAAGGTATAAATGAGAAAGCCCATAGTCTTGGCAGATTTTAGCATTAGTTTAGTAAGCAGGAAGTTGCCCCGCTGTGTATGATGTAGTATCGCTAAGTCTACTTAGAAGGGCCCAGACCAAATTAATCGGTCTATTATTTCAAGTAAGGCCTAACACAAGCTAAGTTATTCCCTCTGTGATAATTGATGTAGTCCTTACACAAATGTTGTAGATACAATTTTAGGTTGAAATCAGAGATGACATGTTGACACTTATTTGGATGTCAATTACATTTTAATTCATGTTCTCTATCAGACCCTGAAGATGAGGAAGAAGAGAATGGAGACACCAGTGCTGGACGCTTTGTGCGGTATCAGTTTACGCCGGCCTTCCTCAGACTGCGGACTGTTGGTGCAACGTAAATCAGTGGATTAAACAGGAAACACCACATGCATTATCATTATTAGAAATCATATAACTCGTAGTTGAAAAACCACATACTGTGGTTATACTTAAATGTTTCATAATATATGTGCTTTCTGCTTTCCAATATGGCAGGCTTACCTCAAGCTCTAGTATGCTGTTAGCACCCTCAAATTCAGTTCAGGTCCATTGCTTATAACTCAGCAGTTACTTATGCAGACGAATCATGATCTCAGTTTCATGCTCAATTTCATTTGCTGGTGGGGCTTTGCAGCTCTGGCAACCAATCCAACTGTGGTTACAGAGAGGATTTGGCAGAGCCCTGACACCACACTTAATGCTTTTCTCCTGAAGTTGTTTTACATGGCTGGCAACAATACAATTGAAATAATCATCCTTATTTTTGACTTTTAGAAATATAGATGGTTAATGAATAAAGCTTCAATTCTAGTAGCTTAAGCCATTTCATGCAGTTATGTTCTGCATGTCCCTACTAGTATCTCAAGTGCCTCTCTTTCTTCCCTGCTTTCAGTGTCGAGTTCACCGTGGGGGACCGGCCTGTTAACAGCTTTCGCATGATAGAGAGGCATTATTTCCAGGATAAAGTTCTCAAGAACTTTGACTTTGACTTCGGATTCTGCATCCCAAACAGCTGCAACACTTGCGAACATATCTATGAGTTTCCCCAGCTCCCTGAGGACCTCAGTAAGTCTACTAGTAGTAGGAGCGCACCAGCAATGCCCCCTCTCACTTTGTCTATCATCTTTGTTTTAGCCTGTGTCCTACAAGCTAAAGTTCAGACTGGCCACAACATAGCTAGCCAAGTCTGTATACTATACACATCCATACAGAGCCAGTCAGGCCACTCAAATTATAAGATAAGTAATGTGGTACTAGATAGTCACATGGATCCCCATCAGGAGTAATTTACTGTAAGCCAGGCTAATGTACATTCTGCTGTTCCTTATGAAGTTATTTCCAAACTGAAATcccttgttttgtttttttccccctctctttcttatGAAGTTTGCCTAATGGTGGAGCACCCGTATGAGACCAGGTCAGACAGCTTCTACTTTGTGGACAACAAACTGATCATGCACAATAAGGCAGACTACGCCTACGATGGGGGCGAGTAGGGCCTGAATATTAGCGTCTTGTGTGCAATGCAACGCAGCGGTCACATTGCCCCAGAACACAACCACATTATAGCCCTTTTGGGAACAGGTGTATACTTCCTCCACTTCAGACATTCCAACAAACTTTACCAGCCCCAGGTTTGGGGAAACAGGACCATATCTGCCTTCAAAACAAGTTGATTGTTTATTTGTTACCTCGTACCCCTCTGTTGCTGGGACTCATAGGAGACTTGTCAATCACTCTTTTGTAATGTTGAACATGTTTTTCTTTTTATCTTTTTGAATGTTTTCACGTTTAAATGGTTacttttaacttctctgggatatgttggACGCTAacatcccacttggccaaaagccagtaaaaatgcagagctccaaattcaaataaattactataaaaatcaaactttcatgaaatcacacatgaaagacaccaaattaaagctacacttgttgtgaatccagccaacatgtctgatttcaaaaaggatttatggcgaaagcacaccaaacgattatgttaggtcagtacatagccacagaaaaacacagccatttccccagccaaagatagtcacaaaaagcagaaatagagataaaattattcactaacctttgatgatcttcatcagatgacactcataggacatcatgttacacaatacatgtatgttttgtttgataatgtgcatatttatatccaagtatctcagtttacattggcgccatgttcagaaatgcctccaaaatatcgggaaaaattgcagagagccacatcaaataacagaaatactcatcacaaactttgatgaaagatacatgttttacatagaattaaagatacacttgttcttaatgcaaccactgtgtcagatttcaaaaaaactttacggaaaaagcaaaccgtgcaataatctgagacggcgctcagatagaaacaacatttctccgccatgttggagtcaacagaaatacgaaattacataatacatattcccttacctttgatgatcttcatcagaatgcactcccaggaatcctagttctacaataaattgttgttttgttcgataatgtccataatttatgtccacgtagctacttttgttagcgcgtatagtacacatatccaaacgttCGCCTGGATCTGCGCGAGCGTCGGATGAAaatttcaaaaagttatattacaggtcgaataaacttgtcaaactaagtagagaatcaatctttaggacgttatcataaatattcaataactttccaaccggagaattcctttgtgtctatagaagtaatggaacccAAGTTGATATCATGTGGattgcgcgtgaccaggaactggctctctgccagaccactgactcaaacaacTCCCATCCGGCCCTaaatcacagtagaagcttcattcaacgttctacagactgttgccatctagtggaaggcgtaggaagtgcaaacagatccatatcccactgggatttcaataggcgatgagttgaaaatcgtcCAGCCTCAGAATtcacacttcctgtttggatattttctcaggtttttgcctgccatatgagttctgttatactcacagacatcattcaaacagttttagaaacttcagagtgcaataatatgcatatattagcatttgggacagagtaggaggcagttcactctgggcatgctattcatccaaagtgaaaatgctgccccctatcctagagaagttaataagTATTATTTTAATCTGTCTTGAGTTAGTTCAGTATTTGTTGCAATATCCTTGTTTTTGTTGGAATACATTTAGGCATATCTTGTGGGTTTGTGTAACTCTTATCAGCCTAATGATCTAATACACTCGTTCAAATTGAATAATATTAGTTTCAATTTCTCAAGTTGTCAATTTTTTCAGGGTTGCCATCTCCCTGGTGAAAGGCCACTCTGTTACCAAACGG is drawn from Salvelinus fontinalis isolate EN_2023a chromosome 4, ASM2944872v1, whole genome shotgun sequence and contains these coding sequences:
- the LOC129853362 gene encoding protein unc-119 homolog B-like yields the protein MSGSNSRNKTAATVKGPDTDIGPTANSRERKSGGGVLKRLKSRRNQTDKQRPVITEEELRALGRHITPDEVLGLRAVTRDYLCKPEDNVYNIDFTRFKIRDLETGTVLFEIAKPHNCDPEDEEEENGDTSAGRFVRYQFTPAFLRLRTVGATVEFTVGDRPVNSFRMIERHYFQDKVLKNFDFDFGFCIPNSCNTCEHIYEFPQLPEDLICLMVEHPYETRSDSFYFVDNKLIMHNKADYAYDGGE